From a region of the Janthinobacterium sp. 61 genome:
- a CDS encoding amino acid permease: MKTSEQGLHRGLGERQIRLMALGAAIGVGLFLGSGNAIKMAGPGIMLSYIIGGAVIFMIMRALGEMAVHNPVAGSFSRYAQDYLGPLQGYLTGWNYWFLWLVTCVAEITAVAIYMGIWFPDVPRWIWALAALGSMGAINLLAVKAYGEFEFWFALIKVVTIILMIIGGTGMIIFGLGNDGVAIGISNLWTHGGFFPNGAQGVLMSLQMVMFAYLGVEMIGLTAGEAANPKKSIPDAINSVFWRILIFYVGALFVILSIYPWNEIGTTGSPFVMTFERLGIKTAAGIINFVVLTAALSSCNGGIFSTGRMLYNLALQGQAPKAFAETTANGVPRRAILVSVFALLLGVLLNYLVPEKVFIWVTSISTFGAVWTWGVILVTQIQFRKTLTPLEIKNLAFRMPFAPYGSWISLAFLALVIGLMAYFPDTRIALMVGPAWLILLTVLYYVLGLAPKERRDDVPQGYEAGWPAADAPHVKK; encoded by the coding sequence ATGAAAACGAGTGAACAAGGCTTGCACCGCGGCCTGGGCGAGCGGCAGATCCGCCTGATGGCGCTGGGCGCCGCGATTGGCGTGGGCCTCTTTTTGGGTTCCGGCAACGCCATCAAGATGGCCGGTCCCGGCATCATGCTGTCGTATATCATCGGTGGCGCGGTCATCTTCATGATCATGCGCGCCCTGGGTGAAATGGCCGTGCACAATCCCGTGGCCGGCTCCTTCAGCCGCTATGCCCAGGATTACCTGGGCCCCCTGCAAGGCTATCTGACGGGCTGGAATTACTGGTTCCTGTGGCTGGTCACGTGCGTGGCGGAAATTACCGCCGTGGCCATCTACATGGGCATCTGGTTCCCCGACGTGCCGCGCTGGATCTGGGCCCTGGCGGCCCTCGGTTCCATGGGCGCGATCAACCTGCTGGCCGTGAAAGCCTACGGCGAGTTCGAATTCTGGTTCGCCCTGATCAAGGTGGTCACCATCATCCTGATGATCATCGGCGGCACTGGCATGATCATCTTCGGTCTCGGCAACGACGGCGTGGCCATCGGCATCTCGAACCTGTGGACGCATGGCGGCTTCTTCCCGAACGGCGCGCAGGGCGTGCTGATGTCGCTGCAGATGGTGATGTTTGCCTATCTGGGCGTGGAAATGATCGGCCTGACGGCCGGCGAAGCGGCAAACCCGAAGAAATCGATTCCCGACGCCATCAATTCCGTGTTCTGGCGCATCCTGATTTTCTATGTCGGCGCGCTGTTCGTCATCCTGTCGATTTACCCATGGAATGAAATCGGCACCACCGGCAGCCCCTTCGTGATGACGTTTGAACGCCTGGGCATCAAGACGGCGGCCGGCATCATCAACTTCGTCGTGCTGACGGCAGCCCTGTCGTCGTGCAATGGCGGCATCTTCAGCACGGGCCGCATGCTGTACAACCTGGCGCTGCAAGGCCAGGCGCCAAAGGCGTTTGCGGAAACCACGGCCAACGGCGTGCCACGCCGCGCCATTCTGGTGTCCGTATTTGCCCTGCTGCTGGGCGTGCTGCTGAACTATCTGGTGCCGGAAAAAGTGTTTATCTGGGTCACGTCGATTTCCACCTTTGGCGCCGTCTGGACCTGGGGCGTGATCCTGGTCACGCAGATCCAGTTCCGCAAGACCCTGACGCCGTTGGAAATCAAGAACCTGGCCTTCCGCATGCCGTTCGCGCCGTACGGTTCCTGGATTTCGCTGGCGTTTCTGGCGCTGGTGATCGGCCTGATGGCGTATTTCCCCGATACGCGCATCGCCCTGATGGTGGGACCAGCCTGGCTGATCCTGCTGACGGTGCTGTACTACGTGCTGGGCCTGGCACCGAAAGAGCGCCGCGATGACGTGCCGCAAGGCTACGAGGCAGGCTGGCCGGCGGCCGATGCGCCACACGTCAAGAAGTAA
- a CDS encoding RidA family protein, with product MSFYEKLKALDIELPVVAAPAAAYVMHARTGNTVFLSGHLAKKDGKVWVGQLGKNVTTEEGKIAARGIAIELIATLQDACGGDLNKVKRIVKVMSLVNSTSEFTEQHLVTNGASELFVEVFGDSGKHARSAFGVAQIPLGACVEIELIAELA from the coding sequence ATGTCGTTTTACGAAAAACTCAAGGCCCTCGACATCGAATTGCCAGTCGTTGCCGCACCAGCTGCCGCTTACGTGATGCATGCCCGCACGGGCAACACGGTCTTCCTGTCCGGCCACCTGGCCAAGAAGGATGGCAAGGTATGGGTTGGTCAACTGGGCAAGAACGTCACCACGGAAGAAGGCAAGATCGCTGCGCGCGGCATCGCCATCGAACTGATTGCCACCCTGCAAGACGCGTGCGGCGGCGACTTGAACAAAGTTAAACGCATCGTCAAGGTCATGAGCCTGGTCAATTCCACTTCCGAATTCACGGAACAGCACCTGGTGACCAATGGCGCCTCGGAACTGTTCGTCGAAGTCTTCGGCGACAGCGGCAAGCACGCCCGCTCCGCCTTCGGCGTGGCGCAAATCCCGCTGGGTGCTTGCGTCGAGATCGAGCTGATCGCCGAACTGGCCTGA
- a CDS encoding ATP-binding cassette domain-containing protein, which translates to MPAFLQLDRLSHALPDGRVLFSDLQLSFAPQRIGLVGDNGVGKSVLARLLAGQELPSGGAVRCDGRLHYVAQELDPQHYPTVAALAGMAELLAALARIAAGSIDEADYTLVGERWDAHARLRQALDALDLCHVDADTCSASLSGGERQRIALQGAWMSQADWLVLDEPSNHLDVQQRARLVAQMARWPGGLLLISHDRALLQHVDAIAELSPQGLRSYGGNYQLYAQQRALEQAGYAAALQAEKAGARREQREAQQQAERQQKRVMRGERDGREGNQSKLLLDAKKEKSQDSQGKLRLRAQEAQQVRQQRVMDASARCAPEAERLLLAPDSAVPNGKLILELRDVVLPHGQAQPLNLVVSGPRRLAVTGNNGSGKSTLLRVIAGQLAAASGEVRCHARVAWLDQHAGGREGEWSAVQRLQARNSTLAEGALRTRLALLGIAGERATMPSRFLSGGERMKVALAAELYAQAPPQLLLLDEPDNHLDLASLQALEQMLLQYQGALLVVSHDRAFLDGLMLDPEGLTIQKRQSSENSHARCL; encoded by the coding sequence ATGCCCGCATTCCTACAACTCGACCGTCTGTCCCATGCCTTGCCTGATGGCCGGGTGCTGTTTTCCGATTTGCAATTGTCCTTTGCCCCGCAACGTATCGGCCTCGTCGGCGATAACGGCGTGGGCAAGAGTGTGCTGGCGCGCCTGCTGGCGGGCCAGGAGCTGCCATCGGGCGGCGCCGTGCGCTGTGATGGCCGCCTGCATTATGTGGCGCAGGAACTGGACCCGCAGCACTATCCCACCGTGGCGGCGCTCGCCGGCATGGCAGAGTTGCTGGCGGCACTGGCGCGCATCGCTGCGGGCAGCATTGACGAGGCCGACTACACCTTGGTGGGCGAGCGCTGGGATGCCCACGCCCGTTTGCGCCAGGCGCTCGATGCACTTGATTTATGCCATGTCGATGCCGATACCTGCTCGGCTAGTCTCAGCGGCGGCGAACGCCAGCGCATTGCCTTGCAAGGTGCCTGGATGTCGCAGGCGGATTGGCTGGTGCTCGATGAGCCGAGCAACCATCTCGATGTGCAGCAGCGCGCCCGCCTGGTGGCACAGATGGCGCGCTGGCCGGGCGGCTTGCTGCTGATCAGCCATGACCGCGCCTTGTTGCAGCACGTCGATGCAATCGCCGAGTTGTCGCCGCAGGGCCTGCGCAGCTATGGCGGCAATTATCAGCTGTATGCGCAGCAGCGCGCGCTGGAGCAGGCAGGCTACGCCGCTGCCCTGCAGGCGGAAAAGGCGGGCGCCAGACGCGAACAGCGCGAGGCGCAGCAGCAAGCAGAACGCCAGCAGAAAAGGGTGATGCGCGGCGAACGGGACGGACGCGAAGGCAATCAAAGCAAGCTCTTGCTCGATGCGAAAAAGGAGAAAAGCCAGGATAGCCAGGGCAAGTTGCGCCTGCGCGCGCAAGAGGCGCAGCAGGTGCGCCAGCAAAGGGTGATGGACGCCAGCGCCCGCTGTGCACCCGAGGCCGAGCGGCTGCTGCTGGCGCCCGATAGCGCCGTGCCGAACGGCAAGCTGATCCTGGAATTACGCGACGTGGTCTTGCCGCATGGCCAGGCGCAGCCCTTGAACCTGGTAGTGAGTGGCCCGCGCCGCCTGGCCGTCACAGGAAATAATGGCAGCGGCAAGTCGACCTTGCTGCGCGTGATCGCCGGCCAGCTGGCAGCGGCCAGTGGCGAGGTGCGCTGCCATGCCAGGGTCGCATGGCTGGACCAGCACGCGGGTGGGCGCGAAGGCGAGTGGAGCGCCGTGCAACGCTTGCAGGCACGCAATAGCACCTTGGCGGAAGGCGCCTTGCGCACGCGGCTGGCGCTGTTGGGCATTGCCGGTGAGCGCGCCACCATGCCCAGCCGTTTTCTCAGCGGGGGCGAGCGCATGAAGGTGGCGCTGGCGGCCGAACTGTATGCACAGGCACCGCCGCAATTGCTGCTGCTCGACGAGCCCGACAATCATCTGGACCTGGCCAGCCTGCAGGCGCTGGAGCAGATGCTGCTGCAATATCAGGGGGCGCTACTTGTGGTATCGCACGACCGCGCATTTCTGGATGGCCTGATGCTTGACCCAGAGGGCTTGACAATACAAAAAAGACAATCAAGTGAAAATAGTCATGCTCGATGCCTGTAG
- a CDS encoding NADH:flavin oxidoreductase/NADH oxidase: MSQLFTPYALGPLHVANRIAIAPMCQYSAENGNATDWHMIHLGHLALSGAGLLMTEATAVSPEGRISAEDLGLWSDANQAALDKVVQAIRRHAPIPLVVQLGHAGRKASSRAPWQGGACVHLAEGGWQTVAPSAIAHAPGETVPIALDEMGLLQIKGAFVAAAQRVHALGIEGIELHAAHGYLLHQFLSPLSNHRSDAYGGSLENRMRFPLEVYEAVRAAVPATVAVGVRISATDWVDGGWEIEQSVRFAQELKQLGADFIHVSSGGISPQQQIPVGPGYQVAFAERIKRDSGLPTISVGLITEAQQAEDIIANGQSDMVALARAILFDPRWPWHAAAQLGAQVSAPPQYWRSQPREYKNLFGDTTLGQR, from the coding sequence ATGAGCCAGCTATTCACGCCGTATGCACTGGGGCCGCTGCACGTGGCCAACCGCATCGCCATCGCGCCCATGTGCCAGTACTCGGCCGAGAATGGCAACGCCACCGACTGGCATATGATCCACCTGGGCCACCTGGCCCTGTCCGGCGCGGGGCTGCTGATGACGGAAGCGACGGCCGTCTCGCCCGAGGGGCGCATCTCGGCCGAGGACCTGGGGCTGTGGTCGGACGCCAACCAGGCGGCGCTGGACAAGGTGGTGCAGGCGATCCGCCGCCACGCACCGATTCCATTGGTGGTGCAGCTGGGTCACGCGGGACGCAAGGCGTCGAGCCGCGCACCCTGGCAGGGCGGCGCCTGCGTGCACCTGGCCGAGGGCGGCTGGCAGACGGTGGCGCCGTCCGCCATCGCCCACGCACCCGGCGAAACCGTGCCGATCGCCCTGGACGAGATGGGTTTGCTGCAAATCAAGGGCGCCTTTGTCGCGGCCGCCCAGCGCGTGCATGCGCTCGGTATCGAAGGCATCGAATTGCATGCGGCGCACGGCTATTTGCTGCACCAGTTTCTCTCGCCCCTGTCGAATCACCGCAGCGATGCGTATGGCGGCAGCCTGGAAAACCGCATGCGTTTTCCGCTGGAAGTCTATGAAGCCGTGCGCGCAGCCGTGCCCGCCACGGTGGCCGTGGGCGTGCGCATTTCCGCCACCGACTGGGTCGATGGCGGCTGGGAAATCGAACAAAGCGTGCGTTTCGCGCAGGAACTCAAACAACTGGGCGCCGATTTCATCCATGTCTCCAGCGGCGGGATTTCGCCGCAGCAGCAGATTCCCGTGGGACCCGGCTACCAGGTGGCGTTTGCCGAACGCATCAAGCGCGACAGCGGTTTGCCCACCATCAGCGTGGGCTTGATCACGGAGGCGCAGCAGGCGGAAGATATTATTGCCAACGGCCAGTCCGACATGGTGGCGCTGGCGCGCGCCATCCTGTTCGACCCGCGCTGGCCCTGGCATGCGGCGGCCCAACTGGGCGCGCAAGTGTCGGCGCCGCCCCAGTACTGGCGTTCGCAGCCGCGCGAGTACAAGAACCTGTTCGGCGACACGACCCTGGGCCAGCGCTAA
- a CDS encoding glycine zipper 2TM domain-containing protein produces the protein MNTTTTASRIHPLMAGAAISVTVLCLVGAASIAGILPNSRANVPADVAAMTPANAAALAAPATVPVTAPVAAPVVAQAAPAPAPAPVVHKRVVHHTQVAQARPAYNDNNDGYRETAYREPVRQPQPVPAPAPAQPNYVGIGTGAVIGGLIGNQVGGGRGKALATVAGVIGGGMLGNAVQNQVQQPPQR, from the coding sequence ATGAACACGACGACTACCGCCAGCCGCATCCACCCCTTGATGGCCGGCGCCGCAATTTCCGTGACGGTCCTGTGCCTGGTGGGCGCGGCGTCCATCGCCGGCATCCTGCCCAATTCGCGGGCGAACGTACCTGCCGATGTGGCCGCCATGACGCCGGCGAACGCCGCTGCCCTGGCAGCGCCCGCGACTGTTCCCGTGACTGCACCGGTTGCCGCGCCTGTCGTCGCGCAAGCGGCCCCCGCTCCTGCGCCGGCACCTGTCGTGCACAAGCGCGTCGTGCACCACACGCAAGTGGCGCAGGCGCGCCCCGCCTACAATGACAACAATGATGGCTACCGCGAGACAGCCTACCGCGAACCGGTACGCCAGCCGCAGCCAGTGCCTGCGCCGGCACCGGCACAACCGAACTACGTGGGCATCGGCACGGGCGCCGTCATCGGCGGCTTGATCGGCAATCAGGTAGGTGGCGGCCGCGGCAAGGCGCTGGCGACCGTGGCCGGCGTGATCGGCGGAGGCATGCTGGGCAATGCGGTGCAGAATCAAGTTCAGCAGCCACCACAACGTTAA
- a CDS encoding DUF1993 family protein, with the protein MSVSMYQATIPVFIRGLRVVSALLEKAQAHVEEDGIVPEILLGAQLAPDMLDLTAQVQRASDTSKMSVERLSGVPAPKFEDNEASFEQLQERIASTIAYIDSVNAGQMAGSAQKEVVLNWTDEGKKFSGDNYLLSFALPNFYFHVSMIHAILRNNGVAVGKLDYLGPYD; encoded by the coding sequence ATGTCCGTGTCCATGTATCAGGCAACCATCCCCGTCTTCATTCGCGGCTTGCGGGTCGTCTCGGCCCTGCTGGAAAAAGCGCAAGCCCATGTGGAGGAAGATGGCATCGTGCCCGAGATTTTACTGGGCGCGCAGCTGGCGCCCGACATGCTGGACTTGACGGCGCAGGTGCAGCGCGCCAGCGATACGTCGAAGATGTCGGTCGAGCGCCTGAGCGGCGTGCCGGCGCCGAAGTTCGAGGATAACGAAGCGTCGTTCGAGCAGTTACAAGAACGTATCGCCAGCACTATCGCCTATATCGACAGCGTGAATGCGGGGCAGATGGCGGGCAGCGCGCAGAAGGAAGTCGTGCTGAACTGGACTGACGAGGGGAAAAAATTCTCGGGCGACAATTACCTGCTCAGCTTTGCCTTGCCGAACTTCTATTTCCACGTCTCCATGATCCACGCCATCCTGAGAAACAATGGCGTGGCCGTGGGCAAGCTTGACTATCTTGGCCCGTACGACTGA
- a CDS encoding DUF2167 domain-containing protein — MLKRLLTALLCLTLSGLTSASPAGDKAGATEMTAEQFLARLHLQRGKITLPGGIATLDLPANFRYLSPADTERVLVDAWGNPPGMESLGMIVPAKTSVLERDSWGVIVTYEKEGHIKDDDADSIKYDELLKDMQASVLENNAERKKQGYPGIHLMGWAEKPSYAKDTHKLYWAKDLMVDGGEHSLNYNVRVLGREGVLNLNAIAGMQQIEAIKKEMQQVTAFTEFTEGNRYTDFDSKTDKVAEYGLAALVAGGVASKLGLFGKLLALLLAFKKVLILAVVGAGAAIVKFLGGKRKDKPAPQPLPQAEPVAQPDRAPDGKVNLDK; from the coding sequence ATGTTGAAACGCCTGCTGACAGCCTTGCTGTGCCTGACCCTCTCCGGCCTGACGTCTGCCTCTCCTGCCGGTGACAAGGCTGGCGCAACGGAAATGACGGCCGAGCAATTCCTCGCCCGGTTGCACCTGCAACGCGGCAAGATCACCTTGCCGGGCGGTATCGCCACCCTGGATTTGCCCGCCAACTTCCGCTATTTGTCGCCGGCCGATACCGAGCGCGTGCTGGTTGATGCCTGGGGAAACCCACCGGGCATGGAGTCGCTGGGCATGATCGTGCCCGCCAAGACCAGCGTGCTCGAGCGCGATAGCTGGGGTGTCATTGTCACGTATGAAAAGGAAGGGCATATCAAGGATGACGATGCGGACAGCATCAAATACGACGAATTGCTCAAGGATATGCAGGCGTCCGTGCTGGAAAACAATGCGGAGCGCAAGAAGCAGGGCTATCCCGGCATCCATTTGATGGGCTGGGCGGAAAAACCCAGCTATGCCAAGGATACGCACAAGTTGTACTGGGCCAAGGATCTGATGGTTGATGGCGGCGAGCACTCGCTGAACTACAACGTGCGCGTGCTGGGCCGCGAAGGCGTGCTGAACCTGAACGCGATCGCCGGCATGCAGCAGATCGAGGCGATCAAGAAAGAGATGCAGCAAGTGACGGCATTCACGGAATTTACCGAGGGTAACCGCTACACGGATTTCGACAGCAAGACGGACAAGGTGGCCGAGTATGGCCTGGCGGCGCTGGTGGCCGGTGGCGTGGCCAGCAAGCTGGGCCTGTTTGGCAAGTTGCTGGCGCTGCTGCTGGCCTTCAAGAAGGTACTGATCCTGGCCGTCGTGGGCGCTGGTGCTGCCATCGTCAAGTTCTTGGGGGGCAAGCGCAAGGACAAGCCGGCACCGCAGCCACTGCCGCAGGCAGAACCGGTAGCACAGCCGGACCGTGCGCCCGATGGCAAGGTGAACCTGGACAAGTAA
- a CDS encoding succinylglutamate desuccinylase encodes MTQAVLQVGQGAGGLPPAVQALAQADFSGVAQLFANAGFTVALPAPGMLQVVKPQADAGRASVAISVGVHGDETGPIEVLAHLLDALSRDASKLAVDLLVCVGNVDAIRAGKRFIDADLNRMFRPVRGSLAQAAESARADEMIAATKAFFDAAGPVRWHLDLHTAIRPSVYPTFAIVPDLVADDAKAQLIAWLGQAAIGAIIMNPQSAGTYSYYSAEHFGAAASTVELGRVGTLGQNDLSLFDDVSRALDGLLRGLPAQAVKAAPHVFKVAQEIIKHSDEFRMAFDRSTQNFTSLPQHAVIASDGDHVYTVQHAEELVVFPNPDVRVGLRAGLMVVRVS; translated from the coding sequence ATGACGCAAGCAGTACTACAAGTTGGACAGGGCGCTGGCGGCTTGCCGCCAGCCGTGCAGGCGCTGGCGCAGGCCGATTTCAGTGGCGTGGCGCAGCTGTTCGCCAACGCGGGTTTCACGGTGGCCTTGCCGGCGCCCGGCATGCTGCAAGTCGTCAAGCCGCAAGCCGATGCGGGCCGCGCCAGCGTGGCCATCTCGGTGGGCGTGCATGGCGACGAGACGGGGCCGATCGAAGTGCTGGCGCATCTGCTCGACGCATTGTCGCGCGATGCATCGAAGCTGGCCGTCGACCTGCTTGTCTGCGTGGGCAATGTCGATGCGATCCGGGCCGGCAAGCGTTTCATCGACGCCGACCTGAATCGCATGTTCCGCCCCGTGCGGGGAAGCTTGGCGCAAGCGGCGGAAAGCGCGCGCGCCGATGAAATGATCGCTGCGACAAAAGCGTTCTTTGACGCTGCGGGCCCTGTGCGCTGGCACCTGGATTTGCACACGGCCATCCGGCCTTCCGTGTACCCCACGTTTGCCATCGTGCCGGACCTGGTGGCCGACGACGCCAAGGCGCAGCTGATAGCCTGGCTGGGCCAGGCGGCCATTGGCGCCATCATCATGAACCCGCAGTCGGCCGGCACGTATAGTTATTATTCGGCCGAGCATTTCGGCGCGGCCGCCAGCACGGTGGAACTGGGCCGCGTGGGCACCCTGGGGCAGAACGATTTGTCCCTGTTCGATGACGTGTCGCGGGCGCTGGACGGCCTGCTGCGCGGCTTGCCTGCGCAAGCCGTCAAGGCTGCGCCGCACGTGTTCAAGGTGGCGCAGGAAATCATCAAGCACAGCGATGAATTCCGCATGGCTTTTGATCGCAGCACGCAGAATTTCACGTCTTTGCCGCAGCACGCCGTGATCGCCAGCGATGGCGACCATGTGTACACGGTCCAGCATGCGGAAGAGCTGGTGGTGTTCCCGAACCCGGACGTGCGGGTAGGCTTGCGCGCCGGGTTGATGGTGGTGCGCGTGTCCTGA